In one Micromonospora polyrhachis genomic region, the following are encoded:
- a CDS encoding AMP-binding protein — protein MPAVPDSATVQDHTSTPTPDGVPPFATLADRVRHAAAARPDQPALIWQGRSITWAELDDSIDQAADGLSDAVRPASAGLSDRVCPASAGLSDMVPSDFTGHPPRIAIALTNTPDFVVAYLATLRSGLVAVPVDPASSARELRHVLADSAAALLIGTERVRDLAAGLVGELPALRAVTDAAPTGPGRQPTRDSRPGSDDLAVLLYTSGTEGRPKGAMLSHRALLANHEQISQIEPAVVGPDDVVLLALPLFHVYGLNTGLGSVIYQGACGVLVDRFDPDATLEIVTGRRVSVLVGVPTMYLEWSTRPELEAAMGTVRTAVCGAAPLDPAVGERFVAASHRPLHVGYGLTETAPVLTSTLASGTTKPGSIGAPLPGVEVRLVGATGELLWQGDGTTGSVEEDDGDDLDFDLSSPGTDPGEIVVRGANLFSGYWPDGRDGPDSAGWWATGDVAYADPDGDLFLVDRLGELILVHGFNVYPREVELVLDAHPEVVESAVLGHPHPHSGQAVTAYVVRVPAGTVTDQELRAHCARNLARFKCPSVVEFVEELPHSLLGRVRKTLLRPVSERGAGGDVTDG, from the coding sequence ATGCCCGCTGTGCCAGACTCAGCGACCGTGCAGGACCACACCAGCACCCCCACCCCCGATGGCGTCCCGCCCTTCGCCACCCTGGCGGATCGGGTGCGTCATGCCGCAGCCGCCCGCCCCGACCAGCCGGCACTGATCTGGCAGGGACGGTCGATTACCTGGGCCGAGCTGGACGACAGCATCGACCAGGCAGCCGACGGCCTGTCGGACGCGGTGCGTCCGGCTTCCGCCGGACTGTCGGACCGGGTGTGTCCGGCTTCCGCCGGACTGTCGGACATGGTGCCTTCTGACTTCACCGGCCATCCTCCCCGGATCGCCATCGCCCTGACGAACACCCCCGACTTCGTGGTCGCGTACCTGGCCACCCTCCGGTCCGGCTTGGTCGCCGTACCGGTGGATCCGGCGTCCAGCGCGCGCGAGTTGCGGCACGTGCTCGCCGACTCCGCGGCGGCGCTGCTCATCGGCACCGAACGGGTCCGCGACCTGGCCGCCGGTCTCGTCGGCGAGCTGCCGGCGCTGCGCGCCGTAACCGATGCGGCACCGACCGGGCCCGGCCGTCAGCCGACGCGGGACTCCCGCCCCGGCAGCGACGACCTGGCGGTACTGCTCTACACATCCGGCACCGAGGGGCGGCCGAAGGGCGCGATGCTGTCGCACCGGGCGCTACTGGCCAACCACGAGCAGATCAGCCAGATCGAGCCGGCCGTGGTCGGGCCGGACGACGTCGTTCTGCTCGCCCTGCCGCTGTTCCACGTCTATGGCCTCAACACCGGGCTGGGCTCGGTCATCTACCAGGGGGCCTGTGGCGTGCTGGTCGACCGGTTCGATCCGGACGCGACGTTGGAGATCGTCACCGGGCGGCGGGTCAGCGTGCTGGTTGGCGTACCCACGATGTACCTGGAGTGGTCGACCCGGCCCGAGCTCGAAGCGGCGATGGGTACGGTCCGGACCGCGGTGTGTGGCGCCGCGCCACTCGATCCCGCCGTCGGCGAGCGCTTCGTCGCCGCGAGTCACCGTCCGCTGCACGTGGGGTACGGCCTGACCGAGACCGCGCCGGTGCTGACCTCCACCCTGGCCAGCGGTACGACGAAACCCGGGTCGATCGGGGCCCCGCTGCCCGGTGTCGAGGTCCGCCTGGTCGGCGCCACCGGGGAACTCCTCTGGCAGGGAGACGGCACCACCGGTTCGGTCGAGGAAGACGACGGCGACGACCTCGACTTCGACCTTTCCTCGCCGGGTACCGATCCGGGCGAGATCGTGGTACGCGGCGCGAACCTCTTCTCGGGTTACTGGCCCGACGGGCGGGACGGCCCCGACTCGGCGGGCTGGTGGGCGACCGGTGACGTCGCCTACGCTGACCCGGACGGGGACCTCTTTCTGGTCGACCGGTTGGGCGAGCTGATCCTGGTGCACGGCTTCAACGTCTATCCGCGTGAGGTCGAACTGGTGCTCGACGCCCATCCGGAGGTGGTCGAGTCGGCGGTGCTGGGCCACCCGCATCCGCACAGCGGGCAAGCCGTCACGGCCTATGTCGTACGGGTCCCGGCCGGCACGGTCACCGACCAGGAGTTGCGCGCACACTGTGCGCGTAACCTGGCCCGGTTCAAGTGCCCCAGCGTCGTGGAGTTCGTCGAGGAACTACCGCACTCGTTGCTGGGCAGGGTACGCAAGACGTTGCTCCGACCGGTATCGGAGCGCGGTGCGGGAGGAGATGTGACCGATGGATGA
- a CDS encoding glutaredoxin family protein translates to MDEPRLTLITRPGCHLCEVAKEAIDRVVAATGDRWVEVDVTGDLELERDYGDRLPVVLLDGREHGYWRVEEERLLRDLAAPRRPVGS, encoded by the coding sequence ATGGATGAGCCCCGGTTGACCCTGATCACCCGGCCGGGTTGCCACCTCTGTGAGGTCGCGAAGGAGGCCATCGACCGGGTGGTGGCGGCCACCGGTGACCGGTGGGTCGAGGTGGACGTCACCGGTGACCTCGAACTGGAGCGGGACTACGGCGACCGGCTGCCGGTCGTACTGCTCGACGGCCGGGAGCATGGCTACTGGCGGGTCGAGGAGGAGCGGCTACTGCGGGACCTGGCAGCGCCCCGACGCCCGGTGGGGTCCTGA
- a CDS encoding response regulator transcription factor, producing the protein MRVVIADDAVLLREGIVRLLTENGHEVVAAVGDGTALVEAVVAHQPDVSIVDVRMPPSHTDEGLRAAVEARRLVPRTPILVLSQYVEVSYADDLLATVKPTGGTAGGGIGYLLKDRVAAIDDFLDAVRRVANGGTVLDPEVVGQLLVRRRRDDPLRGLTPREREVLGLMAEGRSNTAIARALVVSDGAVEKHVRNIFTKLQLPPDEEQHRRVLAVLAYLQG; encoded by the coding sequence ATGCGCGTAGTAATCGCCGACGACGCGGTCCTCCTCCGGGAAGGCATCGTCCGGCTCCTGACCGAGAACGGCCACGAGGTGGTCGCCGCCGTCGGTGACGGGACCGCCCTGGTCGAGGCCGTGGTGGCACACCAACCCGACGTGTCGATCGTCGACGTACGGATGCCCCCGTCACACACCGACGAGGGGCTGCGGGCAGCGGTCGAGGCCCGGCGACTGGTGCCCCGTACACCAATCCTGGTCCTCTCCCAGTACGTCGAGGTGTCGTACGCCGACGACCTGCTGGCCACCGTCAAGCCGACCGGCGGTACCGCCGGGGGCGGGATCGGCTACCTACTCAAGGACCGGGTCGCCGCCATCGACGACTTCCTCGACGCGGTACGCCGGGTGGCCAACGGCGGCACCGTCCTCGACCCGGAGGTGGTCGGCCAGCTGCTCGTCCGGCGACGCCGCGACGACCCGCTGCGCGGGCTGACTCCCCGGGAACGGGAGGTACTGGGCCTGATGGCCGAGGGAAGGTCCAACACCGCTATCGCACGTGCCCTGGTGGTCAGCGACGGGGCGGTGGAGAAGCACGTCCGCAACATCTTCACCAAGTTGCAGCTCCCCCCGGACGAGGAGCAGCATCGGCGCGTGCTCGCCGTGCTGGCCTACCTACAGGGCTGA
- a CDS encoding HAD family hydrolase, whose amino-acid sequence MTATGTHLVWDWNGTLLDDLHLVVDSTNRVFASVGGTAVTLAEHRVRFRRPVADYYADVLGRSVTEEEFGRLDMIFHDVYRLGLTTCQLAADADAAIRSWTGTQSLLSMWFHDELVPTVETYGLTGSFNRIDGFRGTTAGDRKAAHLARHLTELGIDGGSVVLIGDSLDDADAAEAVGARCVLYTGGFTDPDRLRASGLPVADTLAEAVRLAGPAAHPLGPAPPVYPPDPALS is encoded by the coding sequence ATGACGGCCACCGGCACCCACCTGGTCTGGGACTGGAACGGCACCCTCCTCGACGACCTGCACCTGGTGGTCGACTCCACCAACCGGGTCTTCGCCAGCGTGGGCGGAACCGCGGTCACCCTGGCCGAGCACCGGGTACGGTTCCGCCGGCCGGTCGCCGACTACTACGCCGACGTGCTGGGCCGCTCGGTGACCGAGGAGGAGTTCGGCCGGCTCGACATGATCTTCCATGACGTCTACCGACTCGGGTTGACCACCTGCCAACTGGCGGCCGACGCCGACGCCGCGATCCGCTCCTGGACCGGCACCCAGTCGCTGCTGTCCATGTGGTTCCACGACGAGTTGGTCCCGACCGTCGAGACGTACGGGTTGACCGGCTCGTTCAACCGGATCGACGGATTCCGGGGCACCACCGCGGGCGACCGCAAGGCCGCCCACCTGGCCCGGCACCTGACGGAGTTGGGCATCGACGGCGGTTCCGTGGTGCTCATCGGCGACTCGCTCGACGATGCGGACGCCGCCGAGGCGGTGGGTGCCCGCTGCGTTCTCTACACCGGCGGATTCACCGACCCGGACCGGCTGCGCGCCTCCGGCCTTCCGGTGGCCGACACGCTCGCCGAGGCGGTCCGCCTGGCCGGGCCGGCGGCGCACCCGCTGGGCCCAGCCCCGCCGGTGTACCCGCCGGACCCCGCCTTGTCGTGA